The following proteins are co-located in the Pomacea canaliculata isolate SZHN2017 linkage group LG10, ASM307304v1, whole genome shotgun sequence genome:
- the LOC112573147 gene encoding receptor-type tyrosine-protein phosphatase epsilon-like isoform X2 — translation MWPRGFVCVLVTVVGLPWVHGLSCPEGFWGQTCNLPCNCQGGCDVDTGACGGACLQGWSDGRGTTCSKWNLALNSRSTVTSDPPGTSFPADLVVDGDRHHCINTSTGLKYVDWTVDLTAVHPINSILIVLPEIDQQHALNVWVLLHNGTWHSCGRHLSVSREVIVPCPVAASQVRIATDRHVDSAANMSSDVRLDLCEVEVYACAPGVYGPNCSQVCSGNCHDRQTCDHVTGACAGGCAAGWKHPASGCVTACTPGTYGTGCGQTCGHCKDGEPCDGATGECVKGCEDGYTGISCQEAQVGNQEEDESGISTSGVVGAVAGGSAAFLCCVCIIAHIRRHVKKERAKRQDEEMSAAHQETAAMAGTSPPTNINKNGLRRKSSLFRDRKISIFGERKTSVFGGERRKSIFAAVFGFAKDEDLSSVPVYTNNRQLADSLYDKPTDGVQVDSFRQFVYGKRRGASSLENEFKALPSGFTAPYEEAEKVENKDKNHFSGYYPYDFNRVILRQTGLGDYINASIIKDYKGRDNYIAAQGPDKRTVLSFWHMIWQENVHEIVMLTKFAENKRVKCDRYWSENACVTYGDITVKDTMQMVRATYTIRVLKVMHKKTSEARDIRHFHYTEWPEQATPLVHDLLEFIWRVKASRTDAKGPLLVHCSEGVGRTGTYIAIDSLLQEAEDTGYVDVKTYVERLRHQRKNMVLTKEQYAFVHAALIDGIILGDTRLSAADFCEGFVRDGDQLRVGYRKICEQFHELSYLKSALAFRRDSGIENVTDLRNVSCDGIFMQFVPSTLSANMLRLVDVDSDTDVQKFMLLLRNINALTVVCLHEQDLQIVRRCLEWSKNKIGERQDKQRAREQKKKVGYDSESEDEDDYYLMEELSTGHLMEELSTGHLMEELSAGPLTPVVTANEYRVFVDEYEEMSFLFLSLSGWQQDEKIFSPALVPSVIAMADSIFARQEELGFHPVVLLCGEVQESAGLFCVLCNIVHGIQLEEEVEVYSNVCRVRRLLPEIVTSMEEFLFCHQFAAKYVEAQKVQFAF, via the exons ATGTGGCCGCGAGGGTTCGTCTGTGTGCTGGTCACTGTTGTGGGACTGCCGTGGGTGCATG GATTGTCCTGCCCCGAGGGCTTCTGGGGACAGACGTGTAACCTCCCCTGCAACTGCCAAGGAGGGTGTGACGTCGACACGGGGGCATGTGGCGGCGCGTGCCTGCAGGGCTGGAGTGACGGACGGGGCACTACGTGCAGCAAGT GGAACCTGGCGTTGAACAGCAGGAGCACTGTGACGTCAGATCCCCCAGGAACGTCATTTCCTGCCGACCTGGTGGTTGACGGTGACAGACATCATTGCATCAACACTTCTACTGGCCTGAAATATGTGGACTGGACTGTGGACCTGACAGCTGTCCATCCAATCAACAGTATTCTTATCGTGCTTCCAGAAATAG ATCAGCAGCACGCGCTCAACGTGTGGGTGCTGCTACACAACGGCACGTGGCACTCGTGTGGACGCCATCTCTCAGTGTCCAGAGAGGTCATCGTGCCATGTCCGGTGGCTGCTAGTCAAGTTCGCATCGCCACCGATCGCCACGTGGACTCCGCCGCCAACATGTCGTCTGACGTCCGCCTTGACCTGTGCGAGGTGGAGGTGTACG CGTGCGCGCCGGGAGTGTACGGGCCAAACTGCAGCCAGGTGTGCTCAGGTAACTGTCACGACCGGCAGACGTGCGACCACGTGACCGGAGCCTGCGCGGGGGGTTGCGCAGCTGGCTGGAAGCATCCTGCCTCTGGCTGCGTCACCG CGTGTACCCCGGGTACGTACGGCACAGGGTGTGGCCAGACATGTGGTCACTGTAAGGATGGCGAGCCCTGTGATGGCGCCACTGGCGAGTGTGTCAAGGGTTGTGAAGACGGTTACACCGGGATCTCGTGTCAAGAGGCACAGGTGGGCAATCAAG AAGAGGATGAGTCGGGGATCTCCACCTCGGGTGTGGTAGGAGCTGTTGCTGGTGGCAGCGCCGCCTTCTTATGCTGCGTGTGCATCATCGCACACATACGCAG GCACGTGAAGAAGGAGCGCGCCAAGCGGCAGGACGAGGAGATGAGCGCCGCTCACCAGGAGACTGCTGCCATGGCTGGAACCTCTCCCcccaccaacatcaacaagaaTGGCCTGCGCCGAAAGTCCTCCCTCTTCAGGGACCGCAAAATCTCCATCTTCGGAGAGAGGAAGACGAGTGTCtttggaggagaaagaagaaagtctATTTTCGCTGCTGTCTTCGGCTTTGCTAAGGATGAAGACTTGTCAA GTGTGCCAGTGTACACCAACAACAGACAGTTGGCGGACAGCCTGTACGACAAGCCCACAGACGGCGTGCAGGTCGACAGTTTCCGGCAGTTTGTGTACGGCAAGCGCCGTGGTGCCTCCAGCCTGGAAAATGAGTTTAAG GCGTTGCCGTCGGGGTTCACTGCGCCTTATGAGGAGGCAGAAAAAGTggagaacaaagacaaaaaccaCTTCAGTGGTTACTATCCAT aTGACTTTAATCGTGTCATACTACGGCAAACGGGTCTTGGAGACTACATCAATGCTAGCATCATCAAA GATTACAAGGGGAGGGACAACTACATCGCGGCCCAAG GACCAGACAAGCGGACGGTGCTGAGCTTCTGGCACATGATATGGCAGGAGAACGTGCACGAGATTGTCATGCTGACCAAGTTCGCAGAGAACAAACGG GTGAAATGTGATCGCTACTGGTCGGAAAACGCTTGTGTGACGTACGGGGACATCACAGTCAAGGACACCATGCAGATGGTCCGAGCAACTTACACAATCAGAGTCCTCAAGGTGATGCATAAAAAG ACGTCAGAAGCACGTGACATACGTCATTTTCACTACACGGAGTGGCCAGAGCAGGCCACGCCTCTTGTTCATGACCTTCTGGAGTTCATCTGGCGGGTCAAGGCCTCGCGGACAGATGCCAAGGGCCCACTACTCGTTCACTGCAG TGAAGGCGTAGGTCGCACTGGAACCTACATCGCCATAGACTCGCTGCTGCAAGAAGCCGAGGACACGGGCTACGTGGATGTCAAGACCTATGTGGAGAGACTGAGACACCAGCGCAAGAACATGGTGCTGACAAAG GAGCAGTACGCCTTCGTCCACGCAGCGCTTATCGACGGCATCATCCTGGGCGACACGCGCCTCAGCGCTGCCGACTTCTGCGAAGGTTTTGTACGCGATGGCGACCAGCTGCGCGTGGGCTACAGAAAGATTTGCGAGCAGTTCCAC GAGCTGTCCTACCTGAAGTCCGCACTGGCATTCAGACGAGATTcag GCATTGAGAACGTCACAGACCTGCGGAACGTGTCCTGTGATGGCATCTTCATGCAGTTCGTGCCG AGCACGCTGTCGGCGAACATGCTGCGCTTGGTTGACGTTGACTCGGACACCGATGTGCAGAAGTTCATGCTGCTGCTTCGCAACATCAACGCCCTCACTGTCGTCTGCCTGCACGAGCAGGACCTGCAG ATCGTCAGGCGCTGCTTAGAGtggagtaaaaacaaaattgggGAGCGGCAGGACAAGCAGAGAGCGcgtgaacaaaagaagaaagtaggTTACGACAGTGAGAGTGAAGATGAGGATGACTATTATCTGATGGAGGAGTTGTCTACCGGACACCTGATGGAGGAGTTGTCTACCGGACACCTGATGGAGGAGTTATCTGCCGGTCCTCTCACACCCGTCGTAACGGCCAACGAGTACCGTGTGTTTGTTGAC GAATACGAGGAGATGAGCTTCCTGTTTCTGTCACTCAGTGGCTGGCAACAAGATGAGAAGATCTTCTCGCCGGCCTTGGTCCCGTCAGTTATCGCCATGGCGGACAGCATCTTCGCGCGCCAAGAGGAGCTGGGCTTTCATCCCGTGGTGCTGCTGTGCGG GGAGGTGCAGGAGTCAGCGGGGCTGTTCTGCGTCCTGTGTAACATCGTGCACGGCATTCAGCTGGAGGAGGAGGTTGAGGTCTACAGCAACGTGTGCCGCGTGCGCCGCCTGCTGCCCGAGATCGTCACATCCATG GAGGAGTTCCTGTTTTGCCACCAGTTCGCCGCCAAGTACGTGGAGGCTCAGAAAGTGCAGTTTGCCTTCTAG
- the LOC112573147 gene encoding receptor-type tyrosine-protein phosphatase epsilon-like isoform X1: MWPRGFVCVLVTVVGLPWVHDVACHEVQCLPRSSRPPNTGLSCPEGFWGQTCNLPCNCQGGCDVDTGACGGACLQGWSDGRGTTCSKWNLALNSRSTVTSDPPGTSFPADLVVDGDRHHCINTSTGLKYVDWTVDLTAVHPINSILIVLPEIDQQHALNVWVLLHNGTWHSCGRHLSVSREVIVPCPVAASQVRIATDRHVDSAANMSSDVRLDLCEVEVYACAPGVYGPNCSQVCSGNCHDRQTCDHVTGACAGGCAAGWKHPASGCVTACTPGTYGTGCGQTCGHCKDGEPCDGATGECVKGCEDGYTGISCQEAQVGNQEEDESGISTSGVVGAVAGGSAAFLCCVCIIAHIRRHVKKERAKRQDEEMSAAHQETAAMAGTSPPTNINKNGLRRKSSLFRDRKISIFGERKTSVFGGERRKSIFAAVFGFAKDEDLSSVPVYTNNRQLADSLYDKPTDGVQVDSFRQFVYGKRRGASSLENEFKALPSGFTAPYEEAEKVENKDKNHFSGYYPYDFNRVILRQTGLGDYINASIIKDYKGRDNYIAAQGPDKRTVLSFWHMIWQENVHEIVMLTKFAENKRVKCDRYWSENACVTYGDITVKDTMQMVRATYTIRVLKVMHKKTSEARDIRHFHYTEWPEQATPLVHDLLEFIWRVKASRTDAKGPLLVHCSEGVGRTGTYIAIDSLLQEAEDTGYVDVKTYVERLRHQRKNMVLTKEQYAFVHAALIDGIILGDTRLSAADFCEGFVRDGDQLRVGYRKICEQFHELSYLKSALAFRRDSGIENVTDLRNVSCDGIFMQFVPSTLSANMLRLVDVDSDTDVQKFMLLLRNINALTVVCLHEQDLQIVRRCLEWSKNKIGERQDKQRAREQKKKVGYDSESEDEDDYYLMEELSTGHLMEELSTGHLMEELSAGPLTPVVTANEYRVFVDEYEEMSFLFLSLSGWQQDEKIFSPALVPSVIAMADSIFARQEELGFHPVVLLCGEVQESAGLFCVLCNIVHGIQLEEEVEVYSNVCRVRRLLPEIVTSMEEFLFCHQFAAKYVEAQKVQFAF; the protein is encoded by the exons ATGTGGCCGCGAGGGTTCGTCTGTGTGCTGGTCACTGTTGTGGGACTGCCGTGGGTGCATG ATGTTGCTTGTCATGAAGTGCAGTGTTTACCAAGGTCAAGTCGACCTCCTAACACAG GATTGTCCTGCCCCGAGGGCTTCTGGGGACAGACGTGTAACCTCCCCTGCAACTGCCAAGGAGGGTGTGACGTCGACACGGGGGCATGTGGCGGCGCGTGCCTGCAGGGCTGGAGTGACGGACGGGGCACTACGTGCAGCAAGT GGAACCTGGCGTTGAACAGCAGGAGCACTGTGACGTCAGATCCCCCAGGAACGTCATTTCCTGCCGACCTGGTGGTTGACGGTGACAGACATCATTGCATCAACACTTCTACTGGCCTGAAATATGTGGACTGGACTGTGGACCTGACAGCTGTCCATCCAATCAACAGTATTCTTATCGTGCTTCCAGAAATAG ATCAGCAGCACGCGCTCAACGTGTGGGTGCTGCTACACAACGGCACGTGGCACTCGTGTGGACGCCATCTCTCAGTGTCCAGAGAGGTCATCGTGCCATGTCCGGTGGCTGCTAGTCAAGTTCGCATCGCCACCGATCGCCACGTGGACTCCGCCGCCAACATGTCGTCTGACGTCCGCCTTGACCTGTGCGAGGTGGAGGTGTACG CGTGCGCGCCGGGAGTGTACGGGCCAAACTGCAGCCAGGTGTGCTCAGGTAACTGTCACGACCGGCAGACGTGCGACCACGTGACCGGAGCCTGCGCGGGGGGTTGCGCAGCTGGCTGGAAGCATCCTGCCTCTGGCTGCGTCACCG CGTGTACCCCGGGTACGTACGGCACAGGGTGTGGCCAGACATGTGGTCACTGTAAGGATGGCGAGCCCTGTGATGGCGCCACTGGCGAGTGTGTCAAGGGTTGTGAAGACGGTTACACCGGGATCTCGTGTCAAGAGGCACAGGTGGGCAATCAAG AAGAGGATGAGTCGGGGATCTCCACCTCGGGTGTGGTAGGAGCTGTTGCTGGTGGCAGCGCCGCCTTCTTATGCTGCGTGTGCATCATCGCACACATACGCAG GCACGTGAAGAAGGAGCGCGCCAAGCGGCAGGACGAGGAGATGAGCGCCGCTCACCAGGAGACTGCTGCCATGGCTGGAACCTCTCCCcccaccaacatcaacaagaaTGGCCTGCGCCGAAAGTCCTCCCTCTTCAGGGACCGCAAAATCTCCATCTTCGGAGAGAGGAAGACGAGTGTCtttggaggagaaagaagaaagtctATTTTCGCTGCTGTCTTCGGCTTTGCTAAGGATGAAGACTTGTCAA GTGTGCCAGTGTACACCAACAACAGACAGTTGGCGGACAGCCTGTACGACAAGCCCACAGACGGCGTGCAGGTCGACAGTTTCCGGCAGTTTGTGTACGGCAAGCGCCGTGGTGCCTCCAGCCTGGAAAATGAGTTTAAG GCGTTGCCGTCGGGGTTCACTGCGCCTTATGAGGAGGCAGAAAAAGTggagaacaaagacaaaaaccaCTTCAGTGGTTACTATCCAT aTGACTTTAATCGTGTCATACTACGGCAAACGGGTCTTGGAGACTACATCAATGCTAGCATCATCAAA GATTACAAGGGGAGGGACAACTACATCGCGGCCCAAG GACCAGACAAGCGGACGGTGCTGAGCTTCTGGCACATGATATGGCAGGAGAACGTGCACGAGATTGTCATGCTGACCAAGTTCGCAGAGAACAAACGG GTGAAATGTGATCGCTACTGGTCGGAAAACGCTTGTGTGACGTACGGGGACATCACAGTCAAGGACACCATGCAGATGGTCCGAGCAACTTACACAATCAGAGTCCTCAAGGTGATGCATAAAAAG ACGTCAGAAGCACGTGACATACGTCATTTTCACTACACGGAGTGGCCAGAGCAGGCCACGCCTCTTGTTCATGACCTTCTGGAGTTCATCTGGCGGGTCAAGGCCTCGCGGACAGATGCCAAGGGCCCACTACTCGTTCACTGCAG TGAAGGCGTAGGTCGCACTGGAACCTACATCGCCATAGACTCGCTGCTGCAAGAAGCCGAGGACACGGGCTACGTGGATGTCAAGACCTATGTGGAGAGACTGAGACACCAGCGCAAGAACATGGTGCTGACAAAG GAGCAGTACGCCTTCGTCCACGCAGCGCTTATCGACGGCATCATCCTGGGCGACACGCGCCTCAGCGCTGCCGACTTCTGCGAAGGTTTTGTACGCGATGGCGACCAGCTGCGCGTGGGCTACAGAAAGATTTGCGAGCAGTTCCAC GAGCTGTCCTACCTGAAGTCCGCACTGGCATTCAGACGAGATTcag GCATTGAGAACGTCACAGACCTGCGGAACGTGTCCTGTGATGGCATCTTCATGCAGTTCGTGCCG AGCACGCTGTCGGCGAACATGCTGCGCTTGGTTGACGTTGACTCGGACACCGATGTGCAGAAGTTCATGCTGCTGCTTCGCAACATCAACGCCCTCACTGTCGTCTGCCTGCACGAGCAGGACCTGCAG ATCGTCAGGCGCTGCTTAGAGtggagtaaaaacaaaattgggGAGCGGCAGGACAAGCAGAGAGCGcgtgaacaaaagaagaaagtaggTTACGACAGTGAGAGTGAAGATGAGGATGACTATTATCTGATGGAGGAGTTGTCTACCGGACACCTGATGGAGGAGTTGTCTACCGGACACCTGATGGAGGAGTTATCTGCCGGTCCTCTCACACCCGTCGTAACGGCCAACGAGTACCGTGTGTTTGTTGAC GAATACGAGGAGATGAGCTTCCTGTTTCTGTCACTCAGTGGCTGGCAACAAGATGAGAAGATCTTCTCGCCGGCCTTGGTCCCGTCAGTTATCGCCATGGCGGACAGCATCTTCGCGCGCCAAGAGGAGCTGGGCTTTCATCCCGTGGTGCTGCTGTGCGG GGAGGTGCAGGAGTCAGCGGGGCTGTTCTGCGTCCTGTGTAACATCGTGCACGGCATTCAGCTGGAGGAGGAGGTTGAGGTCTACAGCAACGTGTGCCGCGTGCGCCGCCTGCTGCCCGAGATCGTCACATCCATG GAGGAGTTCCTGTTTTGCCACCAGTTCGCCGCCAAGTACGTGGAGGCTCAGAAAGTGCAGTTTGCCTTCTAG